One segment of Ricinus communis isolate WT05 ecotype wild-type chromosome 8, ASM1957865v1, whole genome shotgun sequence DNA contains the following:
- the LOC8286111 gene encoding 39S ribosomal protein L41-A, mitochondrial isoform X1 has translation MALGLILGIGRAFRRKRTSALDILSSKRAPRDYYKGKNCKPTGFHTRKGGYVIVPEKLPNYVVPDLTDFKMFCHGFRSTSVVEKLCLRQIMSILLIEYGIGFDAGDRQGILKKENVIVGYSIVETRSS, from the exons ATGGCATTGGGTTTGATATTGGGGATAGGAAGGGCATTTCGAAGAAAGAGAACGTCGGCGTTGGATATTCTGTCGTCGAAACGTGCTCCTCGTGATTATTATAAGGGAAAGAATTGCAAGCCTACTGGTTTTCACACTCGCAAAG GTGGCTACGTTATTGTACCTGAGAAATTGCCGAACTATGTTGTACCTGATTTGACTGACTTCAAG ATGTTTTGCCATGGGTTTAGAAGTACCAGCGTAGTCGAGAAATTGTGTCTCAGACAGATTATGAG CATACTTTTGATCGAATATGGCATTGGGTTTGATGCTGGGGATAGGCAAGGCATTTTGAAGAAAGAGAACGTCATCGTTGGATATTCTATCGTCGAAACGCGCTCCTCGTGA
- the LOC8286111 gene encoding 39S ribosomal protein L41-A, mitochondrial isoform X2 produces the protein MALGLILGIGRAFRRKRTSALDILSSKRAPRDYYKGKNCKPTGFHTRKGGYVIVPEKLPNYVVPDLTDFKMFCHGFRSTSVVEKLCLRQIMRLWRFQHTFDRIWHWV, from the exons ATGGCATTGGGTTTGATATTGGGGATAGGAAGGGCATTTCGAAGAAAGAGAACGTCGGCGTTGGATATTCTGTCGTCGAAACGTGCTCCTCGTGATTATTATAAGGGAAAGAATTGCAAGCCTACTGGTTTTCACACTCGCAAAG GTGGCTACGTTATTGTACCTGAGAAATTGCCGAACTATGTTGTACCTGATTTGACTGACTTCAAG ATGTTTTGCCATGGGTTTAGAAGTACCAGCGTAGTCGAGAAATTGTGTCTCAGACAGATTATGAG GTTATGGAGATTCCAG CATACTTTTGATCGAATATGGCATTGGGTTTGA
- the LOC8286111 gene encoding 39S ribosomal protein L41-A, mitochondrial isoform X3: MALGLILGIGRAFRRKRTSALDILSSKRAPRDYYKGKNCKPTGFHTRKGGYVIVPEKLPNYVVPDLTDFKLKPYVSQCATQIKTTEASAAKK, translated from the exons ATGGCATTGGGTTTGATATTGGGGATAGGAAGGGCATTTCGAAGAAAGAGAACGTCGGCGTTGGATATTCTGTCGTCGAAACGTGCTCCTCGTGATTATTATAAGGGAAAGAATTGCAAGCCTACTGGTTTTCACACTCGCAAAG GTGGCTACGTTATTGTACCTGAGAAATTGCCGAACTATGTTGTACCTGATTTGACTGACTTCAAG CTAAAGCCGTATGTTTCTCAATGTGCAACACAAATTAAAACAACCGAAGCATCTGCAGcaaaaaaataa
- the LOC8286112 gene encoding LOW QUALITY PROTEIN: serine--tRNA ligase, chloroplastic/mitochondrial (The sequence of the model RefSeq protein was modified relative to this genomic sequence to represent the inferred CDS: inserted 4 bases in 3 codons; deleted 1 base in 1 codon) has product MGLQCYFGGTTIQTLKMAAIPASFSSSSSRFSFMKAVSKTLNLNPISRRFINNKVSYSKRPFFTLITRALSATAAVQEPVTTESFNSKVVKKAAIDFKWIRDNKEEVALNIKNRNSNANLELVLELYEKMLAVQKEVERLRGERNAVANKMKGKLEPLERQKLIDEGKNLKGLMTLEEDMLKLTNELQXEAQCIPNMTHPHVPIGVEDCLTVRKTMCSPREFSFPVKDHLQLGKELDLFDFDAAAEVVGSKFYYLKNEAVMLEMALVNRTLSEVMXKGFTPLTTPELVRASVVENVDSKPREDNTQVYSIEGSDQCLIGTRKIPVGGIHMESILTESMLPLKYVAFSHCFQTEGXAAVIATRGLYRVHQFSKVEMFILCPAEESEFHHEELIKIEDLFSSLGLHFRTIDMASADLWAPAFRKFDVEAWMPGLGRYGEISSASNCTDYQSRRLGIRYRPSDLTLKNPKKGKSSLAPTKFVHTLNATAFAVPRMLICLLENYQQEDGSVVIPEPLRPFMGGLELIAPKSS; this is encoded by the exons ATGGGTTTGCAGTGTTATTTTGGCGGGACAACCATACAAACCCTGAAAATGGCAGCAATTCCAgcctcattttcttcttcttcttcacgcTTCAGTTTCATGAAGGCAGTttctaaaaccctaaacctaAATCCCATTTCCCGCCGTTTCATTAATAACAAAGTAAGTTATTCAAAAAGACCTTTTTTTACTCTTATAACTAGAGCGCTCTCCGCAACAGCAGCCGTGCAAGAACCAGTTACAACAGAAAGTTTTAATAGTAAAG TGGTGAAGAAGGCAGCGATTGATTTTAAGTGGATAAGGGATAATAAAGAGGAGGTTGCTTTGAATATAAAGAATAGGAATTCTAATGCTAATCTTGAACTCGTGCTTGAGCTTTATGAGAAGATGTTAGCTGTGCAAAAG GAAGTTGAACGGCTTCGTGGAGAAAGGAATGCAGTTGCTAACAAGATGAAAGGAAAGCTTGAGCCATTAGAGCGTCAAAAACTCATAGATGA GGGAAAGAATCTGAAAGGACTAATGACTTTGGAAGAAGACATGCTAAAACTTACAAATGAGCTAC CAGAAGCACAATGTATTCCCAACATGACTCATCCTCATGTTCCAATTGGAGTGGAAGATTGTTTGACAGTGAGAAAGACG ATGTGTAGTCCTCGTGAATTTAGCTTCCCTGTCAAGGACCACCTTCAGCTTGGGAAAGAACTAGatctatttgattttgatgcaGCTGCAGAG G TCGTTGGATCAAAATTTTACTATCTCAAGAATGAAGCAGTTATGCTAGAGATGGCCCTTGTCAATCGGACTCTCTCCGAAGTCAT AAAGGGCTTTACACCTCTAACAACC CCGGAACTTGTAAGAGCATCCGTTGTTGAAAATGTGGATTCCAAACCTCGTGAAGATAATACCCA AGTTTACTCTATCGAAGGTAGTGATCAGTGCTTGATTGGCACTAGAAAGATTCCTGTTGGAGGAATTCATATGGAATCTATCCTTACCGAGTCAATGTTGCCATTGAAGTATGTTGCATTTTCTCATTGCTTCCAGACGGAAG GTGCCGCAGTAATCGCAACTAG GGGTCTTTATCGAGTTCACCAGTTCAGCAAAGTGGAGATGTTCATTCTATGCCCAGCAGAGGAGAGTGAATTCCATCATGAGgaacttattaaaattgaagatcttttctcttcattAGGTTTACACTT caGAACTATAGATATGGCCTCGGCAGATTTATGGGCTCCTGCTTTCCGCAAATTTGATGTGGAGGCATGGATGCCTGGTTTAGGACGGTATGGTGAG aTATCAAGTGCATCGAATTGTACAGACTATCAAAGTCGTCGACTAGGAATTCGGTATCGCCCATCGGATCTAACATTAAAGAATCCTAAAAAGGGGAAAAGTAGCCTTGCTCCAACAAAGTTTGTCCACACATTAAATGCAACAGCTTTTGCAGTTCCACGGATGTTGATATGTTTGCTGGAAAATTACCAGCAAGAAGATGGTTCTGTCGTTATCCCTGAGCCATTGAGGCCATTCATGGGCGGGTTGGAACTTATAGCTCCTAAATCCTCTTAA
- the LOC8286115 gene encoding uncharacterized protein LOC8286115 isoform X1 codes for MEELGSLWSYQEGVDELKQKLLCTAIELETLKVEASEAIRKHKEDMKHLLDLLKIAYRERDEAKDQLQKLLSKLMPTSTYELHPIIPQAQPESPLVLPMKANSSITESNSLSDTYNHQSHGSSPVDSFFDAVTSPDFSSINMADSSCINLVNKTYVQEYSGSMSTGLVAPLIPKIDPADAAFDNLVTGKVLPEQGKLLQAVTEAGPLLQTLLVAGPLPRWRNPPPLQSFRIPPVSIKGCENSNIVTQKPAANAKSSAKKPVNLTSYPDMSRGSSHMCSASMLNFTSGASGSGLGSGWSLNSDGINQIPAGKRQRFH; via the exons ATGGAGGAGTTGGGTTCTTTATGGAGTTATCAAGAG GGTGTTGATGAGTTGAAGCAGAAGCTTTTATGCACAGCCATAGAGTTAGAGACATTGAAAGTTGAAGCAAGTGAAGCGATAAGAAAACACAAAGAAGATATGAAACATCTACTTGATCTCCTAAAAATAGCATACAGAGAAAGAGATGAGGCTAAAGATCAGTTGCAGAAGCTTCTTAGCAAGCTAATGCCTACTAGTACTTATGAATTGCATCCCATAATTCCTCAAGCGCAACCTGAATCCCCCCTTGTACTACCCATGAAGGCAAACTCAAGTATAACTGAATCCAATAGCCTGTCTGATACATATAATCACCAATCACATGGTTCTTCCCCTGTCGATTCCTTCTTTGATGCTGTCACTTCTCCAGATTTCTCAAGCATAAACATGGCTGATTCGAGTTGCATAAATCTTGTGAACAAGACATATGTTCAAGAGTATAGTGGCTCTATGTCAACAGGTTTAGTTGCTCCTTTAATTCCCAAGATTGATCCTGCTGATGCTGCATTTGATAATCTTGTCACTGGAAAAGTTCTGCCCGAACAAGGAAAACTCTTACAGGCTGTTACAGAGGCAGGTCCTCTTCTCCAAACACTTCTCGTTGCAGGGCCACTTCCGCGGTGGAGAAATCCTCCTCCTCTGCAATCTTTCAGGATTCCACCCGTTTCTATTAAAGGTTGTGAGAATTCAAACATTGTAACTCAGAAACCCGCTGCAAATGCAAAGTCCAGTGCTAAGAAACCGGTTAATTTAACGTCTTATCCTGATATGTCACGCGGATCTTCTCATATGTGCTCAGCTTCTATGCTAAATTTTACTAGTGGTGCTTCTGGTTCAGGTTTAGGAAGTGGTTGGTCATTGAATTCTGATGGTATTAATCAAATCCCAGCAGGCAAAAGACAAAGATTTCACTAA
- the LOC8286115 gene encoding uncharacterized protein LOC8286115 isoform X2, whose translation MFGDCLPVKLKGVDELKQKLLCTAIELETLKVEASEAIRKHKEDMKHLLDLLKIAYRERDEAKDQLQKLLSKLMPTSTYELHPIIPQAQPESPLVLPMKANSSITESNSLSDTYNHQSHGSSPVDSFFDAVTSPDFSSINMADSSCINLVNKTYVQEYSGSMSTGLVAPLIPKIDPADAAFDNLVTGKVLPEQGKLLQAVTEAGPLLQTLLVAGPLPRWRNPPPLQSFRIPPVSIKGCENSNIVTQKPAANAKSSAKKPVNLTSYPDMSRGSSHMCSASMLNFTSGASGSGLGSGWSLNSDGINQIPAGKRQRFH comes from the exons ATGTTTGGTGATTGTCTCCCAGTAAAGTTAAAG GGTGTTGATGAGTTGAAGCAGAAGCTTTTATGCACAGCCATAGAGTTAGAGACATTGAAAGTTGAAGCAAGTGAAGCGATAAGAAAACACAAAGAAGATATGAAACATCTACTTGATCTCCTAAAAATAGCATACAGAGAAAGAGATGAGGCTAAAGATCAGTTGCAGAAGCTTCTTAGCAAGCTAATGCCTACTAGTACTTATGAATTGCATCCCATAATTCCTCAAGCGCAACCTGAATCCCCCCTTGTACTACCCATGAAGGCAAACTCAAGTATAACTGAATCCAATAGCCTGTCTGATACATATAATCACCAATCACATGGTTCTTCCCCTGTCGATTCCTTCTTTGATGCTGTCACTTCTCCAGATTTCTCAAGCATAAACATGGCTGATTCGAGTTGCATAAATCTTGTGAACAAGACATATGTTCAAGAGTATAGTGGCTCTATGTCAACAGGTTTAGTTGCTCCTTTAATTCCCAAGATTGATCCTGCTGATGCTGCATTTGATAATCTTGTCACTGGAAAAGTTCTGCCCGAACAAGGAAAACTCTTACAGGCTGTTACAGAGGCAGGTCCTCTTCTCCAAACACTTCTCGTTGCAGGGCCACTTCCGCGGTGGAGAAATCCTCCTCCTCTGCAATCTTTCAGGATTCCACCCGTTTCTATTAAAGGTTGTGAGAATTCAAACATTGTAACTCAGAAACCCGCTGCAAATGCAAAGTCCAGTGCTAAGAAACCGGTTAATTTAACGTCTTATCCTGATATGTCACGCGGATCTTCTCATATGTGCTCAGCTTCTATGCTAAATTTTACTAGTGGTGCTTCTGGTTCAGGTTTAGGAAGTGGTTGGTCATTGAATTCTGATGGTATTAATCAAATCCCAGCAGGCAAAAGACAAAGATTTCACTAA